From a single Collibacillus ludicampi genomic region:
- a CDS encoding class I SAM-dependent methyltransferase — MKFTFRYGIDAPFWVIFLIVLGAGGFIVSMTGLPQSIGGLVFGLYMLVTGLWMFLYSTVIKIMHRHVILNLAQAHAGDKVLDVGTGRGLLAIAAANMGCKVTAIDKWSQWDLAGNGRDALLKNARDEGVPHIEVVDGDVQELPFADECFDVVVSNFVIHNIKSAGGRARAIQEMWRVLRPNGHLVISDISRTQEYVQILSGLTDHITTERFFYTFPFSRVVVAQKRKLG, encoded by the coding sequence ATGAAATTTACCTTTCGATACGGAATTGATGCCCCCTTTTGGGTGATATTTCTCATTGTGTTAGGAGCAGGTGGGTTCATCGTCAGCATGACAGGATTACCCCAAAGTATAGGTGGTTTGGTATTTGGTTTGTACATGTTGGTCACTGGTCTTTGGATGTTCTTGTATTCGACTGTGATTAAAATAATGCACCGCCACGTGATCTTGAACCTTGCCCAAGCACATGCTGGCGACAAGGTATTGGACGTGGGAACTGGACGGGGGCTACTCGCTATTGCTGCCGCGAATATGGGGTGTAAGGTGACTGCAATCGATAAATGGTCTCAATGGGATCTTGCAGGAAACGGAAGAGATGCACTGCTGAAAAACGCAAGAGATGAGGGGGTTCCGCACATTGAGGTAGTAGACGGTGACGTACAGGAATTGCCGTTTGCGGATGAATGTTTTGACGTAGTTGTTTCGAATTTCGTTATCCATAATATCAAAAGCGCTGGGGGCAGAGCCCGAGCGATCCAGGAAATGTGGCGAGTCCTGCGTCCAAATGGTCATCTTGTTATCTCAGATATCAGTCGAACGCAGGAATATGTTCAGATATTATCCGGGTTGACTGATCATATCACAACGGAGCGGTTTTTTTACACGTTCCCCTTTTCTCGGGTCGTAGTGGCACAAAAAAGGAAACTTGGTTAG
- a CDS encoding (deoxy)nucleoside triphosphate pyrophosphohydrolase, translating to MTKRIDVVGAVIINEKNEILCALRSEQMSLPSFWEFPGGKIESNEDPKDALKREIKEELHCEIDVGDHIAETIYHYPDAVVHLETYFAKIVHGEPVASEHEKLIWLPVEKLSSLNWAPADLPTVERLVTEGLVHGKW from the coding sequence ATGACGAAAAGAATCGATGTGGTCGGTGCAGTGATCATTAACGAAAAAAACGAAATTTTGTGTGCGTTACGTTCGGAGCAAATGTCTCTACCGTCCTTCTGGGAATTTCCCGGTGGTAAAATCGAGTCAAACGAGGATCCGAAAGACGCGCTGAAACGAGAAATCAAAGAAGAACTGCACTGTGAGATCGATGTTGGCGATCATATCGCCGAGACGATTTATCATTACCCGGACGCAGTCGTTCATCTTGAGACCTATTTTGCCAAAATCGTTCATGGGGAACCTGTCGCCAGCGAACACGAAAAATTGATATGGCTGCCAGTAGAAAAACTCTCTTCGTTAAACTGGGCACCTGCAGACCTTCCGACAGTAGAACGGTTGGTCACGGAGGGTCTCGTTCATGGTAAGTGGTAA
- a CDS encoding LysR family transcriptional regulator, translating into MEWNQLQYFQTVAQIQHFTRAAEILSISQPALSRSIARLEEELGVPLFERQGRMVSLNRYGEIFLKRVNRAIQEINDGQQEIQNLIHPSHGSVSIGFIHTLGTNLIPDLLGLFRKNYPNINFQLFQNGASMILDQLEAAEIDFCLCSPTQTREGVRWVKLFTEELFVIVPNDHRLAKRSSIKLNEVAEDPFILVKKGYGLREITEQICNEAGFIPNVTFEGEEVGTIAGLVGAKLGVALIPHIKGLDMTKISLLRVSQPICQRVIGIAWIEGRYLSPAAKRFKQFVLDHFCQFE; encoded by the coding sequence ATGGAATGGAATCAACTCCAATACTTTCAAACGGTAGCACAAATACAACACTTTACTCGGGCTGCAGAGATACTTTCGATCTCCCAACCTGCCCTAAGCCGTTCGATCGCAAGGTTAGAAGAGGAATTGGGGGTACCCTTATTTGAACGACAAGGACGGATGGTTTCTCTCAATCGTTATGGGGAAATATTCCTTAAGCGTGTGAACCGTGCCATACAGGAAATAAATGATGGACAACAAGAGATTCAAAATCTCATTCATCCTTCACACGGAAGTGTTTCCATCGGATTTATTCATACGCTAGGAACGAACCTGATACCAGATTTACTGGGTCTATTTCGTAAAAACTATCCGAATATAAACTTCCAGCTCTTCCAAAATGGGGCGAGCATGATTTTAGATCAGCTTGAAGCTGCAGAAATTGACTTTTGCCTCTGTTCGCCGACGCAAACAAGAGAAGGAGTCCGTTGGGTAAAATTATTTACCGAAGAACTTTTTGTCATCGTTCCTAACGATCACAGGCTTGCAAAACGAAGTAGTATTAAACTGAACGAAGTTGCCGAGGATCCATTTATTCTTGTAAAAAAGGGGTACGGTTTAAGAGAAATTACGGAGCAAATATGTAATGAGGCAGGATTTATCCCAAATGTAACATTTGAAGGCGAAGAAGTGGGCACCATTGCAGGATTGGTCGGGGCGAAATTGGGAGTTGCACTTATTCCTCATATCAAAGGATTAGATATGACAAAAATATCACTATTACGGGTGAGTCAACCTATATGTCAGAGGGTTATAGGTATCGCTTGGATAGAAGGTAGATACTTATCACCTGCAGCGAAACGGTTTAAGCAATTTGTCCTCGATCATTTTTGTCAATTCGAATGA
- a CDS encoding AEC family transporter translates to MGHAFLSTIYHVFLPILFPVIGGALLYRFRGIDTKPISTLALYVLSPALIFESIFKAKISFHDISEIMIFSFVNLLSLWLISTILCKLYSLSMEERAGLTMVSTFTNCVNYGLPLVMLAFGKSGLDIAAVYVIIQMILVNTLGVYFAARSHFTVKKAVKSVFAMPSVYATLLAVLLRLLHVHLPDTVDKGFTMLSDSYSPVVLSVLGVQMMSVKRVKLPQTYQRAFWAGLFVRLLAAPLLAYVILNVIAVKGLLFSVLLILASMPAAVNAIILAEQFNAAPQCVSKCILWTTLSSFLVLPVILKMLT, encoded by the coding sequence ATGGGGCATGCTTTTCTATCCACGATATATCATGTGTTTCTTCCCATTTTGTTCCCCGTGATCGGGGGCGCCTTACTGTACCGGTTTCGCGGGATTGACACGAAGCCCATTTCAACGCTTGCGTTGTATGTGTTGAGCCCTGCGTTGATTTTCGAGTCGATTTTCAAAGCGAAAATCTCATTTCACGATATTTCAGAGATCATGATTTTTTCCTTTGTGAATTTGCTGTCTCTTTGGTTGATTTCTACTATTTTATGTAAACTTTATTCTCTGTCCATGGAAGAACGGGCAGGCCTCACGATGGTTTCCACATTCACAAACTGCGTCAATTACGGTTTGCCGCTTGTCATGCTCGCTTTCGGCAAAAGCGGTCTGGATATCGCCGCCGTATATGTCATCATCCAGATGATTCTGGTCAACACGCTTGGCGTTTACTTTGCCGCCCGTTCACACTTCACAGTGAAAAAGGCAGTCAAGAGCGTTTTTGCGATGCCTTCCGTATATGCGACCCTCCTGGCCGTTCTCTTGCGCCTGTTGCATGTCCATCTCCCGGATACTGTGGATAAGGGATTCACGATGCTTTCCGATTCCTATTCTCCCGTCGTCTTGTCCGTTCTGGGCGTGCAAATGATGAGTGTGAAACGCGTAAAACTCCCGCAAACGTATCAGCGGGCATTCTGGGCGGGGTTGTTCGTGCGACTGCTCGCCGCCCCTCTGCTCGCGTACGTGATTTTAAACGTGATCGCAGTAAAAGGCCTGCTGTTCTCCGTCCTCTTGATCCTGGCTTCCATGCCCGCGGCTGTCAATGCGATCATCCTGGCAGAACAATTTAACGCTGCCCCGCAATGCGTATCCAAATGTATCCTTTGGACCACGCTCTCCTCCTTTCTGGTTTTACCTGTGATTTTAAAAATGTTGACCTGA
- the lgt gene encoding prolipoprotein diacylglyceryl transferase — protein sequence MHQYWFWIGNFPVRAYSTIFVLAFLLGLGVTLYFVRADQKQDYIPHIWNLAPGLFIGGIIGARFWQVFFFDWSYYSKNLSEIIAIWHGGLSIQGGIVGAFLVGTWYVWRHKLDFWDMADLVAPGILLGQSIGRDANLLNGDAFGSPTHQGFGLLYPTSTLAYQTYGNQPLWPAEVWEGQADVILFALMLVFKQRKWPKGFLFLFYLIGYNLIRFGLEWLRGDSPRFLFGWDAAQWTSMPIVVLGIIVGVMLFVHDRKKRGNPSA from the coding sequence ATGCATCAATATTGGTTTTGGATTGGAAATTTCCCTGTACGTGCTTATAGCACGATCTTTGTCTTAGCATTTCTTCTCGGATTGGGAGTGACTTTGTATTTTGTAAGAGCCGATCAAAAGCAAGATTATATCCCGCATATATGGAATCTTGCACCCGGTTTGTTCATTGGCGGAATCATTGGTGCTCGTTTTTGGCAGGTGTTCTTCTTTGATTGGTCCTATTACTCTAAGAATTTGAGTGAAATCATCGCGATCTGGCATGGGGGGCTGTCAATACAAGGAGGTATAGTAGGAGCCTTTCTTGTCGGCACCTGGTATGTCTGGCGTCACAAGTTAGACTTTTGGGATATGGCAGATCTCGTGGCTCCGGGTATCTTACTTGGACAGAGTATTGGCCGTGATGCCAATTTGTTGAATGGTGACGCATTCGGAAGTCCCACACATCAGGGATTTGGCTTGTTGTATCCGACGAGCACATTGGCCTATCAAACATATGGCAATCAACCGTTATGGCCAGCCGAAGTCTGGGAGGGACAGGCCGATGTCATATTGTTTGCACTGATGTTGGTATTCAAGCAGCGTAAATGGCCAAAGGGATTTCTGTTTTTGTTTTATTTGATCGGTTATAACCTCATTCGTTTTGGACTGGAATGGTTACGAGGTGATTCCCCCCGGTTCCTATTCGGTTGGGATGCGGCCCAGTGGACTTCGATGCCGATTGTGGTGTTGGGAATCATCGTTGGGGTCATGTTGTTCGTACACGATCGAAAAAAGAGAGGCAACCCAAGCGCATGA
- the rraA gene encoding ribonuclease E activity regulator RraA, with product MKTADLCDRYPNELNICELSFRSYGKKSSFFGPISTVKVQDDNVLVLEAIESVPAGTVLVVDGGGSKRCALLGDRLASIAASRQLAGIIINGCVRDVSELSKIECGIFALGSMPLKSKKERKGETNVVVRFGGIDWTPGQYVYADEDGVVVSARKLEV from the coding sequence TTGAAAACAGCGGATTTATGTGATCGGTACCCCAACGAATTGAACATATGCGAATTGTCTTTCCGTTCTTATGGGAAAAAAAGCTCGTTTTTTGGTCCCATCTCAACTGTCAAAGTGCAGGATGATAATGTTTTGGTTTTAGAAGCGATCGAAAGTGTACCAGCCGGTACAGTGCTTGTAGTGGATGGTGGCGGATCGAAGCGATGTGCCCTTCTGGGAGACCGATTGGCCTCAATCGCTGCCTCACGTCAATTGGCAGGCATCATTATAAACGGTTGTGTCCGTGATGTCAGTGAGTTATCTAAAATTGAGTGTGGAATTTTTGCTTTAGGGAGTATGCCTCTCAAGAGTAAAAAGGAAAGAAAAGGAGAGACCAATGTTGTTGTTCGTTTCGGTGGCATAGACTGGACACCTGGCCAGTATGTTTATGCGGATGAAGATGGTGTTGTTGTCTCCGCAAGAAAATTAGAAGTGTAA
- a CDS encoding gamma-glutamylcyclotransferase: MKKDSSLVFVYGTLRRHETNFHFLKNAERVAAQCWTYGQLFNTGEGYPAMIESMTERVYGELYRVTPNELKALDQLEDYYGEGCHNLYDRIRQTVYTDRGKVEAFVYVWAQDNNSLKEHIVSGDWKCYRLFGKHEHLFFTYGSVINSERLKEDDVEHLFQSVNGRGLLHGYSLSFTQQSFDGGMDDIVEIGGCVEGNVYLLSREAVDYLRDREEVKQGMYRPTFVDLEMDGQIVPDVLTFVVVKKEV, translated from the coding sequence ATGAAAAAAGATTCATCATTGGTTTTTGTTTACGGAACATTACGCCGTCATGAGACAAACTTTCACTTTTTGAAAAATGCGGAAAGGGTAGCCGCACAATGTTGGACATACGGCCAGTTGTTTAATACGGGAGAGGGATATCCCGCAATGATAGAAAGTATGACAGAACGGGTCTATGGCGAGCTTTATCGGGTAACCCCAAACGAATTAAAAGCCCTCGACCAACTCGAGGATTATTATGGGGAAGGCTGTCATAATCTTTATGACCGCATTCGCCAAACGGTTTACACGGATCGGGGGAAAGTGGAGGCTTTTGTTTACGTTTGGGCACAAGACAATAACTCGTTGAAAGAACATATTGTTTCAGGGGATTGGAAATGCTATCGGTTGTTTGGGAAACATGAACATCTCTTTTTCACGTATGGTTCCGTTATAAATAGCGAGAGATTAAAAGAAGATGATGTGGAACATTTGTTTCAGAGTGTCAATGGCAGAGGATTGCTGCATGGGTATTCATTAAGTTTTACGCAGCAATCATTTGACGGGGGAATGGATGATATCGTGGAGATCGGAGGATGTGTGGAAGGTAACGTGTACCTTCTCTCGCGGGAGGCTGTTGATTACTTGCGGGATCGGGAAGAAGTGAAACAAGGGATGTACCGGCCAACATTTGTCGATCTCGAAATGGATGGACAGATCGTCCCTGATGTGCTCACGTTCGTCGTAGTAAAGAAGGAAGTGTAA
- a CDS encoding MFS transporter: protein MSYIQQGTPAFRKANVALFAGGLNTFAILYSTQPIMPELSREFHISPTAASLSLSVTTFALAVSMLLVGSLSEVWGRKPIMTFSLFAASVLSVLTVFIPDFHFLLGVRILQGIVLAGLPAIAMAYLGEEIEPTHLGVAMGLYISGNSIGGMSGRLITGMLADLFNWRVALSVIGVLSIIASFLFWFSLPPSKNFHPRSLEIGKLIKSMISHLKDPGLLCLYGIGFFLMGSFVALYNYIGYLLIAPPYSLSQTLVGWIFIVYIVGTFSSTWMGRMADKYGRPKVLGVTLLIMFIGACMTLNINLLLKIIGIAVFTFGFFGGHSIASSWVGRRSTHDKAQASSLYLFFYYVGSSIGGTAGGMFWTSYGWDGVVSMIVCFLMITLILSIRVSSITHLPQQNIKI from the coding sequence ATGAGTTATATCCAACAAGGGACTCCGGCATTTCGCAAGGCCAATGTTGCGTTATTTGCCGGTGGCCTCAACACGTTTGCTATCTTGTACAGCACACAGCCGATCATGCCAGAGCTCTCCAGGGAGTTTCATATCTCACCCACTGCCGCCAGCCTCTCACTGTCGGTAACAACGTTCGCCTTGGCTGTCAGCATGCTACTGGTTGGCTCCTTGTCAGAAGTATGGGGCCGAAAACCAATCATGACATTTTCCCTTTTCGCAGCATCCGTGCTGAGTGTACTGACCGTATTCATCCCTGATTTTCACTTTTTGCTTGGGGTTCGAATCCTGCAAGGCATCGTATTGGCGGGCTTACCCGCCATTGCAATGGCTTATCTGGGGGAAGAGATCGAGCCTACTCATTTGGGAGTGGCCATGGGGCTGTATATCAGCGGTAACTCAATCGGAGGGATGAGTGGTCGGTTGATCACCGGGATGTTGGCCGACCTCTTCAATTGGCGTGTCGCGCTCAGTGTCATTGGTGTGTTAAGTATCATAGCCAGCTTTTTATTTTGGTTCTCGCTTCCACCTTCGAAAAACTTTCACCCACGTTCTTTGGAAATAGGGAAACTGATAAAATCGATGATCAGCCATCTTAAAGATCCCGGTTTGCTTTGCTTGTATGGTATTGGCTTTTTTCTGATGGGCAGTTTTGTCGCATTATACAATTACATCGGCTATCTATTGATCGCCCCTCCCTATTCGCTCAGTCAAACGCTAGTCGGCTGGATTTTCATTGTCTATATCGTAGGGACGTTCAGCTCGACCTGGATGGGACGCATGGCTGACAAATACGGGCGGCCCAAAGTGCTTGGGGTCACGCTATTGATTATGTTCATCGGTGCGTGCATGACTCTGAACATCAACCTTCTGCTAAAAATCATTGGCATTGCTGTCTTCACCTTTGGCTTCTTTGGCGGTCATTCAATTGCCAGCAGTTGGGTCGGGCGCCGCTCTACCCATGACAAAGCACAAGCATCGTCACTCTACCTGTTCTTCTACTATGTCGGCTCGAGCATTGGTGGAACAGCCGGTGGCATGTTCTGGACATCTTATGGATGGGACGGTGTAGTCAGCATGATCGTGTGCTTCCTTATGATCACGCTCATCTTGTCGATTCGCGTGTCCTCGATTACTCACTTGCCACAACAAAACATTAAAATATGA